The window AGAACCATGGGACAAGAGATAAAAGAAAAATCTTTCCCACTCGGGACTGTGATGGGTAAGTGATCAAATAGAGCTCCGCCCTTATCATTTAGCCAACAAGATCACAATTTCTGCCTTCAGCTGAGATCTGCCTCCAGAATAAGATTCACAACGAAAAGGCTAACGTCCAGCTAAAACCCACAACCGAAGGCCTGGGAGATAAAACAAGGCATCAGCTGTTTCTTTTATTGAACACTGCAGAACAGAAAATACTTATTTGCATGAAAGCCAATGTCAGGCATTGGCAATAGTGAGGCCGTTTCAAGGTCAGAACATTATCAGATACTGAGGTCACAGAAGGGAAATTCAATTTACCAAGAGACCTATTGCATTGCAGAGCACCGTTATGACATCAAGGAAAGCATATGTCTTTTCATGAATgtaacatatactgtatgttatgaCAACAGCTTATGTTATGATGGAAAAACTTAAAgagttttcatttcattcatgTCTCATGTAGCTCAGTTgatagagcatggtgcttgcaatgctgtaattgtgggttcaatttcCATGGGGAGCCACAATTAAAGTCTATGCACTCACTACTATCATAGCTTCTGCTTAATTACTTAAAACTAAATGTAATGAGTAGCAGAGATCAAAGATTGATATTTCATTACGTAAGTTATAATATGCAATAGTTCTTACTGGGCCCTTGAGGGCTTGGTATCTAGCATTTATCAGTGTGCTAGTTACTTAGGTATTTAAGCCTGAATTATTTGGGACATTTTGCACCTTTATTTCCAAACAGATACTCAGCGAGGAACACTCCCCCACAAAATAGGCCGCTCTGATCAGGGGCCCCATGTCATTGTACTGATAACTTACAGTCTTCCATCCATAGCCAACAGAGGTCCTTGATTCCTTTGAAATAGCAATTCTGCTGAAGAAGCCACTTCATGGATACACATTGGTGCTCAAGAGAATTCCACAACATCAGGTCAGAAGTTCACGAGTCTCTTGGTTTAGATTTACATCATGTAGTGATCATGGAGGCTACAAGTGTCTTCTTGTTTGACCTGGAATTTAACCTGACTGTGGGGAACCCGACTTATGTTCAGTATTTTCCCTGGCCACGGTCAAACCAGCCAAGCTGGAGATTAGAGTAAGAGGCTGTTTggtctgagtgtgtgttagGAAAGAGCTCAGCTGAACAGCCCATCCTGTTGCTGCCTCAACCTACTTGCTACATGCACAACCGTTTGATCACTGTCATGCTGTCTTTATATGTCTTTAAGGGAAGACATCACACAGCAGTCAGCAATGTGCCTCAATTAGAGCTAAATCTATGGGTGTTCTTGCTTCCTagtaaattgtttaaaataGGGACAAAACGAAATTGTCTGCTTCACAAAGAGAACAAAGCAGAGATGAATTAGATCAAAGCATTGAATCGCTGAGGGGGTGAAAGGAATGTTGTGTGTCAAGAGAAGCAGTCCTGTCTACTGACTAGTTTATTCTGGGCCTAGTCTCTATGATCTGTGCAGTTTTAATCTGCACTAGATATGCAGAGAGTTGGAAAAGCACACTGAGCCCTGCACTACTTCACCAGGTTAAAAAAGTACATACCAGTTaaccaaaaacaaacagtgtGTGCATGCTCTTTGTCATTGTAGGTAaaggtatgtttttttgttgctctGTTATATCTGGATTTGTAAGTAGCCCTCTCTTACATGCCTACCTCTGTCTCTATTCATAGGTTCGAAGCAGTGTGACGGGCGACTGGCCCACCTCCCGCTCATGCTAGTCGTCCTCCAGGTCTTGCTGCCACTCTGCTCTGGTGAACGCACCTGTCCTCACAGCTGCCGTTGTGAGGGGAAGATTGTTCACTGTGAGTCAGCTGGCTTCCTGGATGTCCCTGAGAACATCTCAGTGGGCTGCCAAGGCCTCTCTCTCCGCTACAATGACCTGCACACGCTGCTCCCCTACCAGTTTGCCCACCTCAACCAGCTTCTCTGGCTCTACCTGGACCACAACCAGATCTCTGCTCTGGATAGTCGGGCCTTTCAGGGAGTCCGAAGATTGAAAGAACTAATCCTCAGCTCCAACAAGATATCTCAGCTCCACAATTCAACCTTTCATGGGGTACCCAACCTCCGCAGCCTAGACCTGTCTTACAACAAACTGCAGGTGCTACAGTCGGGCCAATTCCATGGCCTGAAGAAGCTGCAGAACCTCCACCTCCGCTCCAACGGCCTCACCAACGTCCCCATACGGGCCTTCCTTGAATGTCGTAGTTTGGAATTTCTGGATCTGGGCTACAACCGTCTCCGGGCCCTTACCAGGACCACCTTTCTGGGACTGCAGAGGCTCATGGAGCTGCACCTAGAGCATAACCAGTTCTCCAGGATCAACTTCTTTCTGTTCCCACGTCTTGCTAATCTTCGTGCACTCTACCTGCAATGGAACCGCATCCGAGCAGTCAACCAGGGCCTGCCATGGACCTGGCACACGCTGCAGAAACTGGATCTGTCTGGCAATGAGATCCAAATCTTGGACCCTGCCGTGTTCCACTGCCTGCCCAATCTCCAGATCCTCAACCTGGAGTCCAACAAGCTGTCTAATGTATCCCAGGAGGCAGTTTCTGCTTGGATCTCCCTGACCACGATTAGCCTGGCTGGGAATGTGTGGGATTGTGGGACAGGCATCTGTCCCTTGGTGGGCTGGCTGAGGAACTTTCGTGGCACGAAAGACACCACCATGATATGCAGCAGCCCAAAACAGCTTCAGGGAGAGAAGATCATGGAGGCTACAAGGAACAACGGAATATGTGAGGAAACGGAATACTTCCAGACAGAAACTGCTTCACCAACTCCCGATTTCATTGAAACTACACCCGACCCAACCCCAGTCCCTACCAGCCCCCCTCCACCTTTgcctccacccaccaccctGACCCCTCTACCCCCACCTAGGCCTCAGCCCCTTCCCCGACCTACCTTCCCCAGCCGGGTAGGGATGAACCCCAGAGACTCCCCTCCCCGAGCTCGGCCTTCCCTCCGCAGCCTGGTGGTGACTCAGCCCCCGGAGCTGGAGCACATGTCCTTCCACAAGGTGGTCGTGGGCAGTGTGGCACTCTTCTTCACCATGTCACTCATCCTGACCATCATCTACGTGTCGTGGAGGCGCTACCCAAACACAGCACGGCTCCTGCAGCAGCGCTCCGTGGTGGGCCGCAAGCGGCGGAAAAAGAGCCCTGAGCCGGAGCAGAATCTGAGTTCCCAGCTGCAGGAGTATTATATGAGCTACAACCCGGCCGCCACCCCAGAGGCCTTAGAAGTGCTGGGCAACGGGACTGGTTCCTGCACCTGCACCATTTCCGGCTCCAGGGAATGCGAGGTATGACCCGTCGCATCaacctttaaaaccaaaaaaaacaaaaagcaaaaacaaaaaggctCAGGAGAGAGAGGTAAATCCTTTATCGTGCATGTACTGTTAACTGAGACTGTGGATCAGGGCTAAGCACCTTTGACTCTTGGTTCGTAACACGCTCAACTAAAAATCTTGAAGTTTTCcagttatttctttttttttttactcatgaaCCAAACCAGGTTTGgaaacataaaaatgaaatttAGAACCAAGAGGCAACGGTAACCTAGCTCGGGTTCATATTGCTACGTTATTACACTGCCACGTGTCATGTTCTGCTCTCTGGCTTTAATGCACTTCCTTCACCTTTTAGTTTCCTAGTTTTTTTGCCAATCAGTGtctttttgttcacaattgcgCCTCAGCAGTGTTTTGAGGCACATTACTTAATCATGCACTTGATGCATACACTTTTTGCATGTCTCCACTGACAGATGCTGGGTACTTGCATACTGCTCTTCTTTTAGGTCTTAAGTCATCGCTACAACATCATGGCATGGCTAAATGGTTTCCCTGAGATGAATTATTCACATaggagtttgtgtgtttgtttacattatgtgtGTGGGCTTGATGTATAAGAGTGTTTACTATATGTACTAAACTCATAATGTGTGatattgagtgtgtgttttcacaGCCAAAATGAAAGACAGGGCAGGGGTTATTTTTACTATCTTACATAATCCTGTCTTCACCAAACTGAAAAGTGGACCTCTTGACCTCATGAGCTGGCaaaaaaaagttgattcaaGTCAAATCACAACATGGATTAATGAGGTATTGATCAACAGCAGTCAGATGCCACTATAACGGAGCGACTGGTCCTGCCCTGCCTGTCCTTTAATGTGTCAGTATAGAGAAAAGAGAAGTGGAGACCAACATGGTCCCAGTCCGCATGGCTGGATGCCCAGTACTAGTGCTATATTTACTGCCTCAGTGACCCTGTACTACTgccctctttagcccagacttTCCAGCTGCTAAACTCAACAGTGCATTTAGTAAAATAGTAGAGGGTGTAATGTAAAGGGCATTCAGTTAGCTCCCGCTTGTTTTAGAAGATTTTATGGTAATTTCTAAAAGAGCTAGAGCGATACGGGTAATCCCAAAGCTTACACTATAGCTCTTTAATGTGGATGGATCCCCTGGCCTTCCCAGATGAGGCACCTATTTATACCCAATACCAGGGTAATTACAATCACCAGCCATCACAACCCATCTGCGTTTGATCTCAAGAAGCATATTTCCCTGCACGATACACTGTTTTATCAATGGATACGCACCTGGAGTGATTTTGTTAAAGGGGATTATTTATGCTCAAAGAGGTACCGTTTTAGAAGGAAAAAACTGATAGAAAGTAATCTGTTTATAACTCAACTGGAAGGAACCAAAGATCACAGGAACCGAAAACTAAAACcctgtaaatgtttgttttgtatgatGAGGAAATTAATTGACGCActtgtgtgtttacagttttaATTAATGATGCTATGACTGtgctgcaaaacaaaacaagtccACAGAGCCCATGTTATCCATATAAATCATCACTTTCAACATTATTTACCCTTTCTGCTGACTGCAGTTTGCTCAATTTCTAatcaggaataaaaaaaaatgtctttcCAGCTCAGAAAGCCTCCAAAATCATTGCTGTGATAATCActgtgataaaaaatattttatatcagAACACCAATGTCACAATGCACAATACCTTTTTTAGAAATATATCATGAAGCACCTACAGGCAAGCTACAGTACCAAGCCATTCATTATAATTTCTTCGACTGGCTCTGCTCCTACATGACCAAGAGAGCTGTTGCTTGACTAATTCTTCTGCACTCTGTCAGCGTGTTATGGAATGAATCCATCGAGAGACAGAGAACTCTTATTACCTGCAATATGATTAACCAAACTAAAGTAAGGCCTATTATTTCTGATTGGAAGTTCATTTAATTCAGTCTGAGTTTTCTCTCAGACACCGCATATATTTTCCTGTCAGGGGATCCCAAGGCCTGTACTTTCTTGTTTTTTCATGGAAATATGCCAGCCTAAGTATGTGTTGCTCCCTATTATAGTGACATTGTGAATCTCATCATCTTAAACACAGGGACTGCTCTCCCTGTCCTATTCAAAGTACTAAAGGGGGTCTGCAGCTGTTCTTATTTTCTGTATGCTATGTTGTTGCTCATTTCAGGGAATGTTTAATAATTTAGGAGCAGGCGTCAGCCCAGTTTAGCTTGATAAAAGAGCCATATTGCCGGCCGACACGGCTGGCTGTGCCTTTCATTATGGCTCAGTGCGGTGCAGGCAGTCCCAACGGAAAGTGGTGAGAAAGACTGGGAGCTGTGGAAAACTCTCAGCTGTGTCTGTGATGAAGTAAGAAACAGTCAGAAGGAGGACGAAAGGGATGCTGCATGCCGGGTCAAAGCCCAATTAAAGCACCAGGGAGGAAGGATCAGAGACGTGATTCTTCCTCTGAGGCTGTTTCAGTTCGGTCATCAAAGATGTTTGGACTCGCCAAAACGTTAACTATTCATTATAATGTTGTCACTTTTGACTCgctgtgaaaatggcaataattTGACTATTAATTTGTAAACACAAAATGGAGTAGTTTGTACAGAGGTGAGTTAGAACACTTTTCTGTATCAGCCAATTATTAGCTAGACTCTGCAAACCGCTACTTGAGGGAACTATTATAATCAGCTGTTAAGTGACTGAACATGGATATGTCAGAACGGAAAAAGCCCTGTTCAAAAGCACTTAACAGTCATCAGTGAATTTCATTAGTTCAGGTATATTAGCAGAAAAATCTAGCAATTTTAAGAGAGGGAATGagcatttttatgtttttttaatccgACCCCTGTATACTATTTTACATAGCTGTACATGATTATtagtttgatattttgtttgttaTGAGAATCAACATATTTCAACGTGGGCAGTTGATGTGACAGGTAATTTGTATTTCCAAATAATGCATTTGCAATactgcacatttaaaaatgtccctTTTGGTTTGAACCACATCCATTTATCATGAAACCatgataattgtttttaatgtatgcATGTCAGAAGAGTTTCAAATGTCCACTGCTAAATTTGAACCACATAAGTATTGCGAATTGGTAGAAAACAAATTTGGCGTACAATTACATTGATATatgattataaaatattatCTAAATAGTTACCAAGGAAGGAATAATTATGGGGTGCTGTAGAGTTTCTTACTATTTCATTTTCTTACTCTGCTCTATAGCCTAAATGATAAAAGTTAtcaatataaaaccaactttGAAACATCCAGGCTTTAGGAACTCAGGCCACCATTTAcgcatttatttttgtattatatcAGTATTTAAATGATCTCCTAATGTATCACAATGAGGAATAAAGTTAAGACATACTTGAATTGGGAAAGAATTCTAGAAATATCTCTAATATCGTTCAAGTGATTAACTCTAAACCATTGTTGATGTTTAAATTGGCCCAAATTGAATTACTTCTACTGAGATACTTCGATGCTTTACTTttgtaattatacatttttttcaatgtgcatcttttatttttgctttgacTATTTAAGGCTATTCTAACTTACAATTCTTAAAAGTGTTTTGACTATAATTACAATTATTAAGTCAATTTGCATAATTACCATAAATTCATCCTGAATCAGTAGCTCTTGAACTATACAAACACACGTTGTAGTGAGACCAGTGTAGTGCATGCTCTAATTTTGCAGTTTGAGCATCTTTCCAGTAAACAAAAGGTGATAGATCAAATTCCTGAGCGGCAATGTGACAAacatgttgttctgtccttgagcagaATTCTCCCAGGGTGTTCATCAGTGCAGTTTCCACACACCTTCCAAGGGGATCGGTCAGATGCAAAAGACATCTCTCGGTTTGACTTTGTTGGCAAACTGACAAATATCCCATTTCTCTTCCGTTTCGCATTAAAATGTAGTTGGTTAAATAAATGGCCACTGGATATATGCAAATTATAGTGATATCATTCTGCCAGTTCCTATTTGTACCTATTATCTAGATGTTTTACTTTGTTAAAAAGTAGCCAAGTAATAATCCAACCatgaattaaatataaacaCCCTACTGTTCTGCTGGTTTTTAAAAGCAGAAACAGTTTTGGCCATTGTACTAGTCATGGTTGTAGCTTCGCTTCTCTTTTCCAAACTGTTATTTCCATCTCTGTCCGTCAAACCGGTTGCATTTCTAGCTAATTCTATTGTGAAAAATGCGCAGGAAAGCTATTATCCAACACTGTACAAACAGCTGTGTATAATAGTATGTCGTCATTTTAAGGTAAATATTGTTTATGTTCTATCAGTCTTATTAAATGGTTTAGTGTACAGCTCCACTAAACTACTATGATATATATCAGTGGGGATTAGAAAGTGAGTATATGCAGTGACTACTTAAAAAAGTGACTATACAAGATGTGTATCTGCACAGCCACACTACTGTACACCACTTTTAGAGACACCAAGCAAACAGTTTCACATTTTAGGTTATCCCTGTGTAACACCCTTAAATGTGTATTGTCTATGACAATATAAAGAAacataattagcattattagcattaattaacccaaaacagtGTCTCTTAAACGGTTTAAGCTACAATGACAAATCCacctttttttcacatttaggCTATCCCAATATAAAAACCTTAAATCTTAATTAATCATTCAAGTTAGAAACGCCAAACAAACTTTGCTTTACATATTTAGGCTATCCCAAATGAAAATTGTTTATTGACAATGACTAAATTAATttgcctaatttgcataatttgtgTTAATTAACTCTAAAACAGTATCTGTTGGACCGATCAACCTAAAGAGATGAAAACAACTGTGTCAAACATGTTTGTGGTATCTCAActtaaaattacaaataattactATGACTATAATTACAATTACTATGACTATACTAAtgttaatttgcataattatcATAATTTAACCCACTAACAGTATCTTTTGAACCATTGAAGATAGAGAGACTAAACCAACGTTGTTTCATATATTAAGAATATCCTacattaaattttttaaatcttCTGTTTACTATCATTATATTAATAACCATACAATTTATGTACGGCTAGTCGAAAACTATTATTATCATCTGATCAAATGGATGATTAATCTATGTGTCTATAGTTTTGTCTTTGAATTGTCTCCAACTGTAGCCCAAAGCTGTAGAACAGAAAAAATGCTGCTTTCTTTTTCGAATCACAGATTAACTCTTTTTAAagatataaatattttaaatgtgaacTCTTTAACTTTCTTTGAATTGTTTCACTTTTGAAAACCTACCCACATAGGTACTAATGCAAGGAACAACTTACTGGCAACTTCAAAGACAATTGAAAGTCAAACTTTGTGTCAGGTATAAGTCTCTCTACCTTTGAGATCTCATTCTCTACTCAGAGATTCCCCATTTTCAAAGACCTCCACATACTTAAGAATCTTAAATTGTTCTttcatttcaaaaacaataacctggtttcatACCCTGAATATTTATCTAGATTCTAGATATTACTGCTAATATGATcttgtatacagtatgtgaatATTTGTGTAGAGCTTAGCCATCCAATATGACATCATTCCATCAgacagaaacatgaataaaaagtGTCAAATCAGTGCCCCTAGCATTGAGGTATTGTTCGCGTCTGTCTTTTGTTAGAGGAAGAGAATCGTCCTTGATGGCTTCACCTTTCATACTGGGTGTACTGATAAACACAGACAGCTTTAAAGAGTGGGTGGGATGTCACTCAGCCCGACGCAGCCCTCCGTTTGCATGTCCCCTGGCTAATTTCTCCTCCAGTCATGTTCCACTTCACAGGCATTCCTCTAAAAACCATTTACAGAACGCTTTCATTCTCCACTGCCtctcatcctgtctctctcattcgctctctctctcgctctaccTCATTGGCTTTAAGTAGCCATTAAGTGCTAAAATGCACAGATTCCACTGAGGCTTTCTTAATGAATATCCAATAGTTTCTGGTTTCATATTTTGTCCCCATTATTCAATTCCTGTCTCATCCCCTGTAACAGGATCTACGGTCTGCAGGACAGCTGCCTAATGTGTGTCATCAGATCTCTTCACTTTAATAATTAACAGATCAATCAATTGATCCAGTGATCACGATGGTCTAGGTAATGAATGGGGTTGTGGAGGTTTGTCTCGCCGTTGACTGAATGGTCCCTGAACGCTCTCCTTCCAGCTCCACAATAGCACACTGCTACGGACTCAGTAAAAGAGAGGCTAACACAGTCTATAAAAAGGCAGTGACGGATGGAAACGAGACTCAACAGCATTGAGCCCAGTGAGGCCCCTGATAGTTCCT is drawn from Esox lucius isolate fEsoLuc1 chromosome 14, fEsoLuc1.pri, whole genome shotgun sequence and contains these coding sequences:
- the lrrtm4l1 gene encoding leucine-rich repeat transmembrane neuronal protein 4, with the translated sequence MGSKQCDGRLAHLPLMLVVLQVLLPLCSGERTCPHSCRCEGKIVHCESAGFLDVPENISVGCQGLSLRYNDLHTLLPYQFAHLNQLLWLYLDHNQISALDSRAFQGVRRLKELILSSNKISQLHNSTFHGVPNLRSLDLSYNKLQVLQSGQFHGLKKLQNLHLRSNGLTNVPIRAFLECRSLEFLDLGYNRLRALTRTTFLGLQRLMELHLEHNQFSRINFFLFPRLANLRALYLQWNRIRAVNQGLPWTWHTLQKLDLSGNEIQILDPAVFHCLPNLQILNLESNKLSNVSQEAVSAWISLTTISLAGNVWDCGTGICPLVGWLRNFRGTKDTTMICSSPKQLQGEKIMEATRNNGICEETEYFQTETASPTPDFIETTPDPTPVPTSPPPPLPPPTTLTPLPPPRPQPLPRPTFPSRVGMNPRDSPPRARPSLRSLVVTQPPELEHMSFHKVVVGSVALFFTMSLILTIIYVSWRRYPNTARLLQQRSVVGRKRRKKSPEPEQNLSSQLQEYYMSYNPAATPEALEVLGNGTGSCTCTISGSRECENEYTCPRPLPGAWLGDIPTIH